From Vigna radiata var. radiata cultivar VC1973A unplaced genomic scaffold, Vradiata_ver6 scaffold_190, whole genome shotgun sequence, one genomic window encodes:
- the LOC106779279 gene encoding wiskott-Aldrich syndrome protein family member 2-like — protein sequence MSWFLGILFLSFICGSVSEVQNKDDRSAAVIGTVYCDTCSQQDFTPETPFISGAKVGVECKFGYSVPSFKEEVETDKHGEFKVKLPLKVWKHAQRIKGCTVKLINSSDSNCDVPSVSTSSSVSLITTKQEEHIFSAGFFSFKPIQKPSFCNQKQSVSNPSTLHENSAVDTAFPPLPFLPPIPFLPPIPFLPPIPFLPPIPFLPPIPFLPPNPFLPPNPFLPPSPPSPPQTPSPVQPPSTPLPSPSPSSPPTESPTPLPEPPASEPPSPLPEPPTSEPPSSLPEPPTSESPSSWQEPPSPSPSRSAPAVNYYTL from the exons ATGAGTTGGTTTCTTGGGATTTTGTTCCTCAGTTTCATATGTGGTAGTGTTTCAGAGGTTCAAAACAAAGATGACCGTTCTGCTGCTGTAATTGGTACTGTATACTGTGACACATGTTCTCAGCAAGATTTCACACCGGAAACGCCCTTCATTTCAG GTGCCAAAGTTGGTGTAGAATGCAAATTTGGGTATTCAGTACCAAGTTTCAAGGAAGAAGTGGAGACAGATAAACATGGTGAATTCAAAGTGAAGCTACCATTAAAAGTGTGGAAGCATGCACAGAGAATCAAAGGCTGCACTGTCAAACTCATTAATAGCAGTGACTCAAATTGTGATGTGCCCTCAGTTTCCACATCTTCTTCAGTCAGTCTCATTACAACAAAGCAAGAAGAACACATTTTCTCAGCTGGCTTCTTCTCATTCAAACCTATTCAAAAACCAAGCTTTTGCAACCAAAAACAAAGTGTTTCAAACCCTTCTACATTACATGAAAATTCAGCAGTAGATACCGCTTTCCCTCCCCTCCCATTCCTACCTCCAATCCCATTCCTACCTCCAATTCCCTTCCTACCTCCAATCCCATTCCTACCTCCAATTCCTTTCCTTCCTCCAATCCCATTCCTCCCTCCCAATCCATTTCTACCTCCAAACCCATTCCTACCTCCTAGCCCACCAAGCCCACCCCAAACTCCAAGTCCAGTGCAACCACCTTCAACTCCACTTCCATCTCCAAGTCCATCTTCACCACCTACCGAAAGTCCAACTCCATTGCCAGAACCTCCAGCTTCAGAACCTCCAAGTCCATTGCCAGAACCTCCAACTTCAGAACCTCCAAGTTCATTGCCAGAACCTCCAACTTCAGAATCTCCAAGTTCATGGCAAGAACCTCCAAGTCCATCTCCATCACGTAGTGCACCAGCAGTCAACTACTATACACTCTAA
- the LOC111240796 gene encoding two-component response regulator ARR5-like, giving the protein MAITGEIFRQKLKELLEESPSRSPELHVLVVDDNLVDRHVIERLLKVSSCKVQVEDDGVGQTEWLLRRMAAQAKRNKTKAMMMASWTTRGDRTRAIYNA; this is encoded by the exons ATGGCCATCACTGGTGAGATTTTTCGGCAAAAGTTAAAGGAATTGCTCGAGGAGTCTCCATCTCGTTCGCCAGAGCTTCACGTTCTTGTCGTTGATGACAACCTCGTTGATCGCCATGTCATCGAACGTTTGCTCAAGGTTTCTTCCTGCAAAG TGCAGGTTGAGGATGATGGTGTGGGTCAGACGGAGTGGTTGTTGAGGAGAATGGCTGCCCAGGCTAAGAGAAACAAGACGAAGGCTATGATGATGGCCTCGTGGACAACTCGTGGAgatcgcactagggctatttataatgcataa
- the LOC106779303 gene encoding 7-deoxyloganetin glucosyltransferase-like, with protein sequence MSNPSERKPHAVLIPFPVQGHINPLFRLAKLLHLRGFHITFVHTEYNYKRLLNSRALKALHVLPDFQFQTIPDGLPLTHDVANVTQDIVSLGKSVRENFLQPFRELLAKLNDSAIAGLIPPVTGLVSDFSLTFTIQAAQELALPLLLFSPSSATCFVSIMNLRALSDKGLIPLKDESYLTNGYLDTKVDWIPGLKNFRLKDLLDFIRTTNPNNFMLNNLIDMADNVPKASAIVINTSDELESEALKALSSMLPSVYPIGPFPSFLNQSPQSHLESSGSNLWKEDTECLEWLKSKESNSVVYVNFGSITIMTPEQLLEFAWGLANSKRPFLWIIRPDLVIGGSMILSSEFVNEISNRGLIASWCPQEQVLNHPSIGGFLTHCGWNSTIESICAGVPMLCWPFFADQPTNCRSICSEWGIGIEIDTKVKRKEVEKNVNELMLGEKGKEMRQKVMQLKKKVEEETRSGGLSYMNLDKVISEVLVKQT encoded by the exons atgaGTAACCCTTCAGAGAGAAAGCCACACGCAGTGTTGATACCATTTCCAGTTCAAGGCCATATCAACCCTTTGTTCAGACTAGCAAAGTTACTTCATCTCAGAGGCTTTCACATTACCTTTGTCCACACTGAATACAACTACAAACGCTTGCTCAATTCAAGGGCTCTTAAGGCCCTTCATGTTCTTCCAGATTTTCAATTTCAGACAATCCCAGATGGTCTTCCTCTCACACATGATGTTGCTAATGTCACTCAGGACATAGTGTCCCTTGGTAAATCTGTGAGAGAGAACTTTCTCCAACCCTTTCGTGAACTTCTTGCTAAACTCAATGATTCTGCCATTGCTGGCCTTATACCTCCAGTTACAGGCTTGGTTTCTGATTTTAGCTTGACTTTTACTATACAAGCTGCTCAAGAACTAGCACTCcctcttcttctattttcacCTTCCAGTGCCACCTGCTTCGTGTCTATTATGAACTTACGTGCTCTTTCTGATAAAGGTCTAATACCACTCAAAG ATGAGAGTTATTTGACAAATGGGTATTTGGACACCAAGGTAGACTGGATTCCAGGTTTGAAAAACTTCAGACTGAAGGACCTCCTTGACTTCATAAGGACAACAAATCCAAATAactttatgttaaataatttgattgatATGGCAGATAATGTGCCCAAAGCTTCTGCTATTGTTATAAATACTTCTGATGAACTTGAGAGTGAAGCATTGAAGGCTCTCTCTTCTATGCTCCCTTCTGTTTACCCCATTGGCCCTTTCCCTTCATTTTTGAATCAAAGTCCACAGAGTCACTTGGAATCTTCAGGTTCCAATCTTTGGAAGGAAGATACTGAGTGCCTTGAATGGCTTAAATCCAAGGAATCTAATTCTGTTGTTTATGTGAATTTTGGTAGCATCACGATTATGACACCGGAGCAACTTTTGGAGTTTGCTTGGGGTTTGGCCAACAGCAAGAGACCCTTTTTATGGATCATTAGGCCTGATCTTGTTATTGGTGGCTCAATGATTTTGTCATCTGAGTTTGTGAATGAAATATCAAATAGAGGCCTAATTGCAAGCTGGTGTCCACAAGAGCAAGTGCTGAATCACCCTTCAATTGGTGGATTTTTGACTCATTGTGGATGGAACTCAACAATTGAAAGCATTTGTGCTGGTGTGCCCATGTTGTGTTGGCCGTTTTTTGCTGATCAGCCAACAAACTGCAGAAGTATTTGCAGTGAATGGGGCATTGGAATTGAAATTGACACTAaagtgaagagaaaagaagTGGAGAAAAATGTGAATGAATTGATGTTAGGAGAGAAAGGAAAGGAGATGAGGCAAAAGGTCATGCAGTTGAAGAAGAAGGTGGAAGAGGAGACTAGATCTGGTGGTCTTTCATACATGAACTTGGACAAAGTGATCAGTGAAGTCTTGGTCAAACAAACTTAG